Proteins encoded together in one Yersinia mollaretii ATCC 43969 window:
- a CDS encoding pectate disaccharide-lyase, producing MEFVGSIKNSDATMINWLSAIRSYVDLVQSVGHSNQNPTPLMADGFDVLTHQPVVWEFPDGHNTPISNFASQQNWLRTLDALSLVTQDPQYHQQARVQSSYFMQRGVHEQSGLFYWGGHRFLNLDSLKTEGPESKAQVHELKHHLPYYNLLVTIDREKTLNFLQGFWHAHVEDWQTLDLGRHGSYDKQRDPHVFTHARHDVVNPADLPRLPETKGLTFVNAGTDLIYAAYKYAEYTGDLAAAAWGKHLYRQYVLARHPETGLPVYQFSSPQQRRPVPADDNQTQSWYGDRAKRQFGPEFGEIAREANVLFRDMRPLLIDNPLAMLDILRQQPDAEVLQWVIDGLKNYYRFAYDVESNTLRPLWNDGQDMSGYVLQRDGYYGAKGTIISPFPLEVDYLLPLVRAWRLSEDEELLDLIGVLLHRWQLAELNKSKRQAALMTGKKPNASAYLLLALTELAEHCQCARLFELAWQVGDTLFTQHYHRGLFVESAQHRYFRLDNPIALALLTLIAAKQNKSAVMPQFMTNGGYIHGDYRVNGESRTLYDIDFIYPTLLNQ from the coding sequence ATGGAGTTTGTCGGCAGCATTAAAAACAGTGACGCAACAATGATTAACTGGCTCAGCGCTATCCGCAGCTATGTTGATTTAGTCCAGTCTGTTGGCCACAGCAATCAAAACCCAACCCCACTGATGGCTGATGGTTTTGATGTGCTGACCCATCAACCGGTCGTATGGGAGTTCCCTGATGGTCACAATACCCCAATCTCGAACTTTGCCAGTCAGCAAAACTGGCTACGGACACTCGACGCGCTAAGTCTGGTGACTCAAGACCCGCAATACCACCAGCAAGCACGAGTGCAAAGCAGTTATTTTATGCAGCGCGGCGTGCATGAGCAAAGCGGATTATTTTATTGGGGTGGACACCGTTTCCTGAATCTGGATTCGTTGAAAACAGAAGGGCCAGAATCGAAAGCGCAAGTCCACGAGCTGAAACATCATCTGCCCTATTACAATTTGCTGGTCACGATTGATCGGGAAAAAACACTGAATTTCTTGCAGGGATTCTGGCACGCCCATGTAGAAGATTGGCAAACATTGGATCTGGGTCGCCATGGCAGCTACGACAAGCAGCGCGACCCACATGTGTTCACCCATGCCCGTCACGACGTGGTGAATCCCGCAGATTTGCCCCGCCTGCCAGAGACCAAGGGTTTGACCTTTGTGAATGCCGGAACCGATCTGATTTATGCAGCCTATAAGTATGCGGAGTACACCGGCGATCTCGCTGCTGCGGCATGGGGCAAACATCTGTATCGCCAATATGTTTTAGCCCGTCATCCTGAAACAGGTTTGCCGGTTTATCAGTTCAGCTCACCACAGCAGCGCCGACCTGTACCGGCCGATGATAATCAGACCCAATCTTGGTATGGCGATCGTGCTAAGCGCCAGTTTGGCCCTGAATTTGGTGAAATCGCCCGTGAAGCCAATGTCCTGTTCCGAGACATGCGCCCACTGCTCATTGATAACCCATTGGCTATGCTGGATATCCTGCGCCAACAACCTGATGCCGAAGTGCTGCAATGGGTGATTGACGGGTTAAAAAATTACTATCGTTTCGCTTATGACGTTGAGAGCAATACATTGCGTCCGTTATGGAACGATGGCCAGGACATGAGCGGTTATGTCTTGCAACGTGATGGCTACTATGGCGCTAAAGGGACAATTATCTCCCCCTTCCCATTAGAAGTTGACTATCTGTTGCCGCTGGTTCGGGCATGGCGTTTGAGTGAAGATGAGGAGCTGCTGGATTTAATTGGCGTATTACTGCACCGCTGGCAGTTGGCTGAATTAAATAAATCCAAACGTCAGGCTGCTTTGATGACGGGCAAAAAGCCCAACGCCAGCGCCTATCTGCTGTTGGCCTTAACTGAACTGGCTGAGCATTGCCAATGTGCGCGACTTTTTGAATTAGCCTGGCAAGTCGGCGACACCCTATTTACGCAACATTACCACCGTGGTCTGTTTGTTGAATCGGCGCAACACCGTTATTTCCGTCTCGACAATCCGATTGCATTAGCTTTATTAACCTTAATTGCCGCAAAACAAAATAAGTCAGCGGTAATGCCTCAATTTATGACCAATGGTGGTTACATCCATGGAGATTATCGGGTGAACGGGGAAAGCCGCACTTTGTATGATATCGACTTTATTTATCCGACGCTTTTGAATCAGTAG